The genomic region GATCCAGACTGCTTACGGGGGCCTTGCTTGGGTTCCTCAGGTCCATAACTCTGTACTCTGGTCAGCGCTTCATGACGAAACCCATGGGAGAAAGCTTGCATCCTGCCCTGTGCAGGAGACTGCTGCCCCTTCATGCTCTCCTCTAAGCTACTGTCCATGGAGCTCGGGTACAGGTCCCCATAAGAGGAGAAGGAGTCACTGTTTGAATGGCTGAGACAAGATTCAGGGCAGTGGCTGGGATTTCTCTGATACACACCATGCTCGTGCTCCATGCTACAGAAACTGTCAACATTATGCATGCTGCTCATGCTCATGTTTGAAAAATCACTGTGCAGTGAATAATAACCATGGTCGCTAACAGAGTCATACTTTGGGAACTGATCACCGTATGTAATAGAGGCGCCATGACTATTAGTAACTAAAATTGGAGGGTACTGTACACTAGACATGTGCTCCAGGGAACTGTGTGCAAACTGCATGGAACCTGGCACTGGGCTGCTGGCTGACCGTGTGTTCAAGGCCCCAGCTGCGTGGTTCTTGACAGGCTGCATGGTGGGCACGCTGAGAGCAGACACAAGGGAAGGCACTGAATTTGTCTCAGACTTCCTAGCGACGGACAGTGCCTCGGGAGGTTCACAGGCCACTGAGCGAATGCTGGGGTCAGATTGACGTTTTGGTGCCACATATTTGACCTCAGTGTTGCTGTCCCCCTTTACAGCTGCTGGACCAGTACCATATTTAGCTAAAGCCCCCTCACTCATTGTCTTCACCGCAGACAATTTGGCAAAAGCCCGTAGTTCATCAGCCACTGACCGCTGTGGCTGGTTGACACGCTCTGGATGATAGTACTTGCACTTATGTCCATATGTGCACTTTTTCCCTTGTGTAGAGAAAGAGTAGATCATGTCAAGAAAAGTACACACTGAAATTATTCAgataaaaatgcaacattattCAGCCGTTGATTCAAATCGACATTTAGTTCCTATGTTCCTTACCATAGGGGCACGGTTGTTTTTTGTGCTCTGGAACAACAGGACGCTTGCGTAGGAAATTTTCTAAACTTGGACCGTGTCTTCCCAGTGGATCATCAGGGGGCATAAACCTATTCAAAATAGCCATtcagaaaatattaataaatgtcatcttttttcatttccagcattaagccacaaaacaaaatataataactggtttccacatttttttccccGATTAGCAAAAGGTTATAAGACAATCACTAAATAGATTTTGCAAACAGTATTAGTGTATAATATTCACACATAAACAgtcttaaaatgtattgaataaaTAAGAATTTGTACTACAAACTTTGATATAGAGTTTGCTTGTATTGTAGTGGGAAGATATATTTCTTAACAATCCTCAAAATCGGACTATACTCAGGGGCTGAAGGAGTCCggatgcagcaaagggccgcaggtcgaggactaaacctctttatatgggcGCCCCCTCTACCAATTGAGCTACCTGGGCGCCCAGAGTATATTCTTACATAATTATGCTGCCATGAGATTGAATAGTGGTTTCTTACTTGTCATTGACAAATGAGTACATTAGGAGACGCTCTTCTATGAACTTCTTCCACTCCGGCTTCTCATTTTGCAAGTCCCTGTAGTTGTCGTTTGACACAATAATTCCATCAGAATCATAAGACAGCTTCACTATGAAGCGATCATCATAGCACACCACTCTCCTGCCTTGAACCCTCCGAGATGGGGTGAAAACCAGGATCTTCTCTTTTTCCAGTTTGCGTAGTATTTCTTGATCTAAAAGAGAAGTTCATGTTTATTAACAGCTGGTCACAGTTCCatcaaaaacaaccaaaatctATCATCACAATGTATTTGGGATGGCAATAGCATGTATTGTAGGTTATGTTATagtattttttatcaattaataaaaagtgtGACTTGTCCTAGCACCCCTTTCTTGCGGACCATGACCAAACCACAAGGtctacaacaaaacaacaacttacCCACAACTAAGTATAACTTCAAAAAGCTTTGCTACCTGTGATGAGGGCGTCGGGCCTCGACTGTTCCTTTCTCCAGGCTGGGACAAACACAGTGATGTCTTTGTGTCCTTTCTCCAAGAACCATTCAACAGCAAGTTGGATACCACGACAAGAGAATACCTCTTTGTTTCCATGGCTAGTACACAAAACAATGTAGTTTAAGAGCTTTAGTGCATTCCACATGAAGCAAAGACCATTAAATGTGAgtgtatgttttttaatgtcttacCTCATTGCCACATTTGAGCCATCAATGACGATGGCCCTGAGGTTATCAAAGGTATCCACAGAGTCGTCTTCCACTGACACCTCTGGACTAACCGTCTCTTTAACACAGGGGGGCCGTGATGTTGATGTGGCCGTACTGATGCAGGGTTGAATTTCAGGCTCTACTTTGTTTCCAAGCCTTACTAGCTCGGCAAGAAGGTCGTTGATAAGCGCGGCCGATCCCAGCTTGTTGAGCACTGCCTCCACCTGCTCTCCCGAATAGCCTAACTTCAACGCAAATTCCACCTTAGTTTGATACTCTCTGCCACTGGCAGGCTTGATCCCTGTTCCCGTGCTGGTGTCATCCTCACGACAATCTTGCGCAGTGCTACTCTGGGAAAAACTGGGCCGGTCAAGGCATGGAGAACGACAGAGCTGTCGGTGGGGTTTTGCGACAGCCAAGGGCTCCCTCTTCCTACACCTGCTGTTGTTCACCTGAACCCTCCGGTGTTGCTGCTCTTCTGATTCGCTTTCTGAGCTGCTTCCATCCTCAGAATCATCACTGGCATGCTGGGCCTTGCTCGGGTCAATGTTCTCCTCCCTGCATGGGCGTTTTTCCATTTTGAGCTTCTCCACCATCGACCATACTGTCATCACGTTCGTCTTGACACCTCAGATTTCCACGCCATGTTTCCTCACCTCCACCGCAACCAGGGAATCATACTGAATGCTGGACTTTAGCGCTACAGGCTCTTTGTGTAGAGCAAAAGGAACACGTTCTCCCTTATGTGGGCAGGCAAAATCAAACTATTAAATCCTGAAAGAGAGCACAATGATAGGCTTCAATTAGTAATGAGTGTATAACATTAAATTAACCTTAAAATTACTGAAGAGAAATTGTTTCCCACTGTTCCagtaaatacactttattttgttGGCCCActgaaaatgattattttgtaattcCATTTCCCACAATCAAGTCTGCATGTATAAGTGATTGAAAGTGTATAGATAGATTTGCTGATTTCATCACCACTGCGCAGCAGCGTGGGAATGACTGCTGGTAAACATTTTACCAGCATTATGGTTTATGGGACACAATTAAACAAACtatttattacacatttaaacaaaaaacagactaatttaaaataagaacaaccaGGCTATGTTGTGCCTTTGATGCTAATGTGTGGAAGCAAATCAGCTTAATGTAGACCACCTCCACCCTACTTGTTGTAGACCAATACATTCTCTACCTGTGGGAACACTGCTATCTGGGGCAAGCGATAATATTAGTCGTATCAGTCGCCTGCCCAAATAAACAAGTTACCAAAAGAACCGCAGCAGCTCAGGGAAACGCTCTGAATTGGGACGTAGGCTTTGGTCTCTGTGCCACCGTTTTGGTGTTTGTTGTTCAAAAACACTACGTTTAATCTTTTGTTGAGTTTGCATTTGTTGGTGAAACGGGTTGGTTAAATAGTCTACAATGTCTTCAGGCTATTCATTTTGTCTGACTAACACTCCTTTTCTCAGTGAAATGTTATATCTCAACTACAAACTCATTGATTCTTAGAAATTGCTACAGAgtgtaagtgtttgtgtatttcttgCACATTTGCCTACAGTTAtatagtttgtgtgtgcaccCTTAGAGCGGTTGCTTTACCAAATAAACATGACGTGAGGGTATGGTGTTTTCTGCAAAGGACACATAACATCCCATCAGGTGTGTTCATCAACCAGCTACTCTGCTGacattcaaatataaaattaacagaagaagtacatttttatttgttagaCTATTCCTCGATATTTCAGTAACTTGTACCATTGCTTACCCTTCTCTGGTCTGAGTCCCAGACTGACCCTGAACTGTCTCATCTGGCTGGCTGGTTTATTTCAAAAGTGTTAGagatagtctcgctttgccagaccctcctccaaagcgcccttgaggagggtctggctactacACAGAGCATTCTGGGAAGGGAGGAaaaggtgctctggtttatttagCAGAGATGGCCAAAGTTCTCACTTCCCAttctcaagtagaagtacagatacttatggtaaaaaaataccctggtaaaagtagaagtactggtttaacttctttactcaagtaaaagtaagaaaGTAAGGGCTTGTTAATTTACTTAAAAGTAAATTTAACATtgtaacatttaacattgtTAAAGCTACCATACAGATGACGCTTATAGGAATCATATGCTagcaaataacaataaacccactattaattccattatcttaatgcagtgtaactgtagcatgtaaataatgcacttaaaataaaaacatgaatagggcgtt from Etheostoma cragini isolate CJK2018 chromosome 13, CSU_Ecrag_1.0, whole genome shotgun sequence harbors:
- the zc3h12b gene encoding probable ribonuclease ZC3H12B, coding for MTVWSMVEKLKMEKRPCREENIDPSKAQHASDDSEDGSSSESESEEQQHRRVQVNNSRCRKREPLAVAKPHRQLCRSPCLDRPSFSQSSTAQDCREDDTSTGTGIKPASGREYQTKVEFALKLGYSGEQVEAVLNKLGSAALINDLLAELVRLGNKVEPEIQPCISTATSTSRPPCVKETVSPEVSVEDDSVDTFDNLRAIVIDGSNVAMSHGNKEVFSCRGIQLAVEWFLEKGHKDITVFVPAWRKEQSRPDALITDQEILRKLEKEKILVFTPSRRVQGRRVVCYDDRFIVKLSYDSDGIIVSNDNYRDLQNEKPEWKKFIEERLLMYSFVNDKFMPPDDPLGRHGPSLENFLRKRPVVPEHKKQPCPYGKKCTYGHKCKYYHPERVNQPQRSVADELRAFAKLSAVKTMSEGALAKYGTGPAAVKGDSNTEVKYVAPKRQSDPSIRSVACEPPEALSVARKSETNSVPSLVSALSVPTMQPVKNHAAGALNTRSASSPVPGSMQFAHSSLEHMSSVQYPPILVTNSHGASITYGDQFPKYDSVSDHGYYSLHSDFSNMSMSSMHNVDSFCSMEHEHGVYQRNPSHCPESCLSHSNSDSFSSYGDLYPSSMDSSLEESMKGQQSPAQGRMQAFSHGFRHEALTRVQSYGPEEPKQGPRKQSGSHLAPRIQHVAVGARSSCPGDYPLTQNVLPPLSSQPTRSLGMTRMDSISDSRLYDSNPMRQRRPPLCREQHASWDPLPCGNESYGYHSYPLSNSLMPCCERVMVRSMPDKMEQIWNSPWEMPSAAEHQERYVIPDHQYQTYRNLCNIFPAYVVHSVMEKNPHLTDPQQLAAVIVTKLRSCH